In Desulfobulbus oralis, one DNA window encodes the following:
- a CDS encoding DHH family phosphoesterase: MASTTPKHLEKIAPATVVTRAGKVSATARLQGLWAQFQRNDTVLILINADPDAMASAMALKRLLSYRVQSVTIGYPNEIRRLNNLTMMKRLNLPIERLHTLAGREFSKRVLVDSQPPHLPVFEKMSFTAVIDHHPVTTGWDAPFIDIRPEYGAVSSMMVEYLKAAKIKMSASLATALYYGVKVDTQNFQRQTAQPAEGISFRTLLESANLALVRKFELASTRRSELKYFRTALSVLKYSKGKAFAHLGSVSTPDILVIIADFFNYVDGYDWVLISGNMGDKLVVIFRCDGYRKNAGKLAQKMFAQYGSAGGHREAARAEVSLKSLPLKPGSEFTTQTLMRLANVSETRGSDSPAK, encoded by the coding sequence ATGGCTTCTACCACCCCGAAACATCTGGAAAAGATCGCGCCGGCCACCGTTGTCACCCGTGCCGGCAAAGTCTCTGCCACGGCACGTCTGCAAGGTCTTTGGGCGCAGTTTCAGCGCAACGACACGGTGCTCATCCTCATCAACGCCGATCCGGACGCCATGGCCTCTGCCATGGCCCTGAAACGCCTTCTGAGCTACCGGGTGCAGAGCGTGACCATCGGCTACCCGAACGAGATCCGCCGGCTCAACAACCTCACCATGATGAAGCGGCTGAATCTGCCCATAGAGCGCCTGCACACCCTGGCTGGCCGGGAGTTCAGCAAACGGGTGCTGGTGGATTCCCAGCCGCCTCACCTGCCGGTGTTTGAAAAGATGAGCTTCACTGCCGTGATCGACCACCATCCGGTCACTACCGGATGGGATGCGCCCTTTATCGACATCCGGCCGGAATACGGGGCTGTCTCCTCCATGATGGTGGAATACCTGAAGGCCGCCAAAATCAAGATGTCCGCGTCGCTTGCCACCGCGCTCTACTATGGGGTCAAGGTGGATACCCAGAACTTCCAGCGCCAGACCGCACAGCCTGCCGAGGGCATCAGCTTCAGAACGCTGCTGGAAAGCGCCAACCTGGCTCTGGTCCGCAAATTCGAACTCGCCTCAACCAGGCGATCGGAGCTCAAGTACTTCCGCACCGCCCTGTCCGTCCTCAAGTACAGCAAGGGCAAGGCCTTTGCCCATCTGGGTTCGGTCAGCACGCCGGATATTCTGGTGATTATCGCCGATTTTTTCAACTACGTGGATGGCTACGACTGGGTGCTCATCTCCGGCAACATGGGCGACAAGCTGGTGGTGATCTTCCGCTGCGACGGCTACCGCAAAAATGCCGGCAAGCTGGCTCAGAAGATGTTCGCCCAGTACGGTTCCGCAGGCGGTCACCGGGAGGCGGCCAGGGCGGAAGTGTCCCTAAAGAGCCTGCCCCTGAAGCCTGGAAGCGAGTTTACCACCCAAACCCTCATGCGCCTGGCAAACGTCTCCGAAACAAGGGGGAGCGACAGCCCGGCGAAGTAA